atgTTGTAAACTAAAGtgtgttgtcagtgtgtgtgtttgtgtgtgtgtccctatgTTGTAAACTAAAGtgtgttgtcagtgtgtgtgtgtgtgtgtcctatctGGGAGTCTTTGAAACACTCCTTCATACTTCGCCGTCCGTCCTGTGTTACCCATGATAACAAACCCCGCCTCTGGTGAGGTAGCCATCCAGTCAGCATTCAGATAGTCATTGAGTGACAGTAAAATAGTCGAGTTAACGTAGACAGTGACCCTCCATCTTATTAAGGTGATCAGTGATGACTCTCTCCTGCCAGAGGAGGGCGCTCTCTCACCAGTCTTAAGAACACCCAACATGTGACATTCACAACCATCGCATTACCCTGTAGATAATCGCCGATAATCAAAACAATCACGTCCTTCTGGACAAGTGAAACAACAACATTCAGCttcagaagacacacacacacacacacacacacacacacacacacaccctccatgtGATTATTCCAGCTTTCGGTGGCAGACATAAAGCTCACGAAGAAGGAGTACAAAAGCAGGTAGAACAAGTCAAAGTTCAGCTCGGGGTTTAGGTTAAATATTcctgtgttagagtgtgtgtgtgtgtgtgtgtgtgagtgagtgagtgtgtgtgagtttgtgtgtgtgtgtgtgtgtgtgtgagagtgtgttagaCGGGGACATGAGTGTTCTGTTCAGTAACATGGTGAGgtccgcctgtgtgtgtgtgtgtgagtgtgttagacTGGGAGTCTGTGTTCTCTTCAGTAACATGGTGAggtcagcctgtgtgtgtgtgtgtgtgtgtgtgtgtgtgtgtgtgcagtgtaagAACAATGTAGAAGTGAAGCATTACAATGCAACAAATAGGTGATAAAAAGACAAccaaaatatttgttttaaaaaggcactgtaaggatgcacacacacacacacacacgcatgcgcgcacacacacacactgacccatgtcatacatttacagaaacacctatgggaacataaatacacacacacacacacagacgcacacacacacagacgcacacacacagacgcacacacacacagacgcacacacacacagacgcacacacaaagatgtgCCGTGTCATTCATTGCCCCGGCCATGTGTGTTGCTAGGGCAGCTGCAGTATTGAGTATGATTTCCaccaaaatgacacacacacacacacacacactctaaagaATTCTGGGTTATATTTTCAACCCAAACGCTGGGCTGAGGCTGTTGGGTCATCTTGTGGGGTTGTTTCTGTAACCAAGCTCGCTGGGTAAGACATTTAGGacagtgagatcacaacacatggttggcatgatgtattcacaacatacatgattggcatgattgacatggtattcacatgtcaactttttgcggtggaatatgtgtagacgactgccatgtttgcattacaaactaacctcatgcatttctatgggagattcttcgagtgctgtctcctcattagaaagtctctggccatAGTTTAAAAGTGTGTTGCGCTTACGTTTTGTCTCCTGATGGATTTTATTCATCCACATAATTCGTTGATTTTTGCTCATGAATCATGACAGTCTTACACTCGACATGAAGTTCAGTATTCTAAAagctgttttttccccccttacTAAATAAAAGTTCCGgtaaactgtcaaataaatatcaaacttgttttatttcattgcattgCTAGTTAATAACCCAGAACTTGGTTTGAATTTGGGTTGTtttaacccagcattttttagagtggacacatacacacacacacacacagaagaatatTGATGCGCCCGCAGGCCAAAGCAGCAGAATCCGCTGAGAGGAAACAAGTAGCAGTTCACACcacattcccacacacatacacacacacacaccttcttgaACTGTACACTTGGCACAATCTTCTGCACGACCTCCAATAGTGCAGTTCTACTGACTCCCACACACATGTCCACTCAATGTGTCCACTCTGCAGAGGAATTCTACACAAACACTTCATGAAACACTTCATGTCCAATGTCCTCCTGTCCTGCAATGTCCTCCTGTCCTGTTCTGCTATAAAACGCGCTAAAGAAGACCCCAAAGAAGCTCTGTCCAATATCCTGTCTGTCTGACAGGTCCATCAGATGTCCAGTTAAAAGGTTTCTGTGTGACAGCCCTGTGTCTCTCAATGGAATCCGTGAGTGACGTCCTGCAGCAGTTATCATTGCTCTCCAAACAACTTCACCCAagagtctctgtctctttgttcaattgtgtgttgatgtgtatgtttatgtatgcctggacgtggtggtgtgtgttgatgtgtatgtttatgtatgcgtaTGCCTGGacgtggcagtgtgtgtgacatattTTGTCCCACCTTTTCaatctgtgtgcgtgtatgtgtgtgtgtgtgtgtgtgtgaatccccTTGCATCCTCACACCTCCATGAAAGACTTCTGTGAGTTCAGTTTCTCCTTCTTCACCAGCTCAAAGTTGTAGCTCTTCATGGCCGAGATGTTCCGTGGTGGTTCCGAGCCCTGTCCCTCGGTACCAGTACCGTCTGTAGGCTGTCCACACGCGCAGTACAACAGAACCCCACAGACAGCCCCCAGCAGAACCCCCAGAGCGCTCATGGCGATGATGGTGATCAGGATGGGGTCCAGGGAACGCAGAACCATTCCAGAACCCACAGAGGCGCCGTTAGAACCGGACGAACCGGAACCTAGCCCACTGCTCATGCCGGTTACTGGGGAATCTGTAGGAAAGgctggagagggtgtgtgtgtgtgtgtgtgtgggggggagagagacttTAGATTTCATACAGCATTGGGTCTGAGAATGTCACTCTTAAAGTAAAAGAACACCAGTCAAGCCAGCCCCTGAGCACAATGTGAATTGAAAGAAGTGGGAGATCATTTCTGTCCCACAAGTGCAGCAGGCTACTCCTGCAGAGATAGTTTAATGCCGATCACAAAACAAGGAAACTGACCAGACTAGAGCTAACTGCACTGAGGATTAGCTGCTCTGAGAGTAGCTGCTGTAAAGATGAACTGATCTTACAGTTAGCTGTTCTAAGAATTAGCTGTTCTGGGACTTAGCTGCTCTGACAGTTAGCTTCTCTGAGAGTTAGCTGCTCTGACAGTTAGCTTCTCTGAGAGTTAGCTGCTCTGAGAGTTAGCTTCTCTGAGAGTTAGCTGCTCTGAGAGTTAGCCGCTCTGAGACTTAGCTGTTCTGAGAGTTAGCTTCTCTAAGAGTTAGCTGTTCTGGGACTTAGCTGCTTTGACTTACTGAAGAAGAGGACCCCAGGAGTGGTGGACAAGGACAGAACCTCAGGGGAAGAGGATGTCGACAGGGGCTTATCTTCAGGGTctaggacaacacacacacacacacacacacacgcacaaacacacacacatagggaaaAACACATATTCCTATGTTATTTTTGATCTTCACACATATTATAGTTTACTGATCACAGTGGCTGCATGCTTAAAACCTTAGAGATGACTTTCTTTACTGGTTGCTTTCGTCCTACTAAACCAGCCAGCAGAATACTACAGAATATGAGTTTATGAGCATCaatggcaacacacacagatccatacatacattctctctctctcacatacacacactatacatactctccctctctctcacacacacacacacacactacatactctgtctctctccctctctctctctctctcacacacacacactatacatactCACCTTTACACTCTGCAGGGCTGATCTGATCCAGAATCTTTATATCATCCAGAGCCAGGCCACCTGAGCTATGGCTGCCAATCACAGCCTCAAACACCACctgtacaaacatacacacacagagatacacacttAAACTCAAACaccacctgtacacacacacacacacagatacacacttaAACTCAAACaccacctgtacacacacacacacacacagatacacacttaAACTCAAACaccacctgtacacacacacacacacacagatacacacttaAACTCAAACaccacctgtacacacacaaacacacagatacacacatagtaAAGGCTTTATAACCTGATAGGAGAGTGTAATAAAGGCTTTATAACCTGATAGGAGAATGAAATAAATGCTGTAATAAAGGCTTCATAACCTGATAGGAGAGTGTAATAAAGGCTTTATAACCTGATAGGAGAATGTAATAAACGCTGTAATAAAGGCTTCATAACCTGATAGGAGAGTGTAATAAAGGCTTTATAACCTTAATAAAGGCTTTATAAGCTGATAGGAGAATGTAATAAAGGCTTTATAACCTGATAGGAGAGTGTAATAAAGGGTTTATGACCTGATAGGAGAGTGTAATAAAGGGTTTATAACCTTAATAAAGGCTTTATAACCTGATGGGAGAATGTAATAAAGGGTTTATAACCTGATAGGAGAGTGTAATAAAGGGTTTATAACCTGATAGGAGAATGTAATAAAGGCTTCATAACCTGATAGGAGAGTGTAATAAAGGCTTTATAACCTTAATAAAGGCTTTATGACCTGATAGGAGAATGTAATAAAGGCTTTATGACCTGATAGGAGAATGTAATAAAGGGTTTATAACCTGATAGGAGAGTGTAATAAAGGGTTTATGACCTGATAGGAGGTGTTGGCAGAGGGCAGCAGCAcacgtccctctctctccagcgtgacacacacacacacacacacacacacacacacacacacacacacacacacacacacacacacacacacacacacacacacacacacagtgtttagaGATAAAGTGGCTGCTGGGCAACAGTGGGCCAGATAAGGGTCTGTGGCGGTTGCACAAAAAGCACCTAAAGTTAAGTTTTTCccttaaaatctgatttaaggGTTTTAAAAATGGTTGCAAGATATCCTTAAGTTTTTCCCTTAGGTATTTTAAGGGTTTGTCCTTATCTTGTAAGAAATCCcttaaactgttgcacaaacgACCTTAGTAGTCTAACTAAGGGGAAAAACCTAAGGGACATCTGACTATACCTTAACCATATTATTAACGGAATTGAGGCTGATAAATGAGGTATATTAACTACTTTTTTTGacaattcaaaataaaacctctctgttaatatgcttactctgtcaaatagggcTAGCttctatcagaaacatgccatattgttattgttgcttCACGtgaggctaacgttaacatgtggatgtcttgttagcctatgAGCTTCGGGTTCGGTTTACTAAAatgttggtgcactgatgacagtcaggatcatctctaacttgccaactagtattgttcagttcatgtataacatgctttacttgctacctggatcaTTTCCGTGAATATTATTAAGGTAAGATGAATGATGAATGAAGATCATTAAGCTttactgtgttcggtgggttaaTGGCAGCTAGTACAACTGTTGAACAATCTGTAGCCGGAAAATCCCTTTCAAAGCAGTAAATCGCTTAACGTTTCTCCTTAACTAAGGAAACATGTTAAGGTATTCTTTGCAACACCCTTAAGGAAatcccttacctaaggagaaattaagccttaaggacCACATCAGGGACTCTCCACCACATCAGGGACTCTCCACCATATAATATGGAACCACATCAGGAACTCTACGACACATAATATGGAACCACATCAGGGACTCTCCACCACATCAGGGACTCTCCACCATATTATATGGAACCACATCAGGAACTCTACGACACATAATATGGAACCACATCAGGGACTCTCCACCACATCAGGGACTCTCCACCATATAATATGGAACCACATCAGGAACTCTATGACACATAATATGGAACCACATCAGGAACCCTCCAACACATCAGGAACCCTCCAACACATCAGGAACTGCATGACACATAATAGGGAACCACATCAGGAACTGGTAACTTTAGAGAAGTTCTACAGGGAAGACGTCACATATTCCATTCATAACTTGCTGACCAATTACAGCTTAGGAGAAGCACTATTTCCTAGCCAATCACAGTCGTTCGGTCGCATTGCCTGCGCTTCCCATTCATTCAAGTAGCCTACTACGAACCAATAGGAAGTGCATGCGCTTCTTAAAAACTTCTGTGCCTAACTCACCTCCTTGCTACTTTTAGTAAGCCGACTTTGACGTCTTCACCACCACTTTAGATTTTAAAGTTAAAAAACTCCTTGTGTCGGCGCTTGTGCAGTGCCATTTTGACTATGCCTGTTCAGCATGGTACAGTGGCCTGacagtaaaaatgaaaaataaaatgcagGTTATGCAGAACACCATGATCCGTTTTATATTAGGTAAACCACCTAGGTATCATGTCACTTCTAATGATTTTAAGAAAGTGGACTTTCTGCCTGTGAAACTAAGGGTTGAACAGCTAAAACTGAATCatatgtttaacattatcaaTGGGGTAGCCCCTAAGTATTTGGGATCCCAAATTATAATGGTGCATACTCAACATACCCATGAAACAAGAGCAAGTGTTCGCTCCTGTAAGGTACCATCTGCAAAGAGCGCGGCACGTAGCTCTTTCTTTTATACAGGGATTATGCTATGGAATAGCCTTCCATTTAATAttaaaatggcagaaacaaaaagGGTTTTTAAACAAAGGGTTAGAGTTTTTCTGTGGAATAAAGTAGAGAATTAGGTGACTTAGAAATGTgattttatactgtatgtgtatatgtgatatctgttgcatgtgtttgtatgtcttgtCCTCTTCCATCAGGGACCATGTTGGAAATAAGTGTTTTTACGCTTTTACATGTAATCCCTTGGATACCCCCTTTGTCTTCCTATATCCATAaataaaccaaaccaaaccaaaccaaaccaaaccaaaacccCACCGCCACCAGTGTGCCCCAAAGACTGTTTAAATACTGAGCAGTTATGTCTCATCTCATGAACCCTATCTTGTCTCTGATATCCTATTCAGGATTAAATCCCCAGATTGTGTCTCCCGAGTCTTTCTGCTAGAACTCTACAACACAAGGCCAGAAGTTTCCATTACAGGTAGAACGCTACAACACAAGGCCAGAAGTTTCCATTACAGGTAGAACGCTACAACACAAGGCCAGAAGTTTCCATTACAGGTAGAACGCTGCAACACAAGGCCAGGAGTTCCCATTACAGGTAGGTGGCCCACTACCCAGGTAAAGAGGACAGCACAGGACACTATTCGGCCCACTAAAGAGGACAGCACAGGACACTATTCGGCCCACTAAAGAGGACAGTGTAGGACACTATTCATATTTCCATTGTTAACAGGACCTCCCCATGTGCAGCCTTTTTTGCTGCACCGTCGCAACACTAATTGAGTGAACTGAAATGGCATAGCAGCTGCAGCAAACTACTCTTCTCTGTTCTGACGCAGAATGCCATTTTGCCCTCCTATTGATGAGGTCACTTCACTTGTCTTCACTGGGAAACAGCTCAGCCACAAGAGGGCAGGAGTGAGCTGTGTAGCTGCAGGTTtatatcctcacacacacatacagacacattcacTCTATATCTGttactcactttctctctcacacacacacacaaaaacacacacacacacacacacacaaatacatattcaCTCTATATCtgttactcactcacacacacacacacattcactctatatctgttactcacacacacacacattcactctatATCTgttactcactctcacacacacacacacattcactctatctgttactcatcacacacacacacacacacacacacactcattgactctctattactcacacacacactctctctctcacacacacacattctagttttttctctctcttccacacacacacacacacacacacacacacacattctctcactcatttatacacacatacacacacatatggcatGCCAATTCTCCTccccacacagagacagaggcacACCGCAGAAAGAGGAGCAGCTCTTTAATCTGCAGCAGTGAactccccatgtgtgtgtgtgtgtgtgtgtatacatgtgtacatgtgtatgtgtgtgcatctcaccAGGTATGGGAAAGGGGTCCTCTAGTATCACAACTGATCCAGGATTGTCTTCTAAGAATGAGAAGTAAAGAgagtcactttgtgtgtgtgtgtgtgtgcatctgtgtgtgtgtgtgtgtgtgtggtgtgtgtgtgtgagtgtgtgtgtgtgtgtgtgtgtgtgtgtgtgtgtgtgtgtgtgtgtgtgtgtgtgcatctgtgtgtgagtgtgtgtgtgcatctatgtgtgtgtgagtgtgtgtatgtgtatgcacacttcagtgtgtatgtgtgtgtgtgtgtgtgtatgtgtgtgtgtggtgtatgtgcatatgtgtgtgtgtgtgtgtgtgtgtgtgtgtgtgcatgtgtgtgtatgtgtgtgtgcatctgtgtgtgtgtgtgtgtgtgtgtgtgtgcatctgtgtgtgtgtgtgtgtgcatctgtgtgtatgtgcatgtgtgtgtgtgtgtgtgtgcatctgtgcgtgtttgtgtgtgtgtgtgtttttacctgTTGGTCCATAATCATCACATCCTTCATGCCCTTCACAATCCTCAGGTGTCACAGTGGCAAGTGGAGTCAGAGGAGGAGTTGTGGCGCCCGTCGTCATGGTGACAGCTGCCGTGGTAACCGTGGGCgtggtgggaggaggaggggtggtgggCGCTGAGGGGGGGTAGTAACATGTcaacttgtgtgtttgtgcctgatAGAAACTTTGGATTAAATATGGCTTACAGTACTTAAAGGAAttactcctacggactttcccctaaagatgccagctgcagcagcaacatttccggaaaggtactggcttgatgaaattcattctggactctttatccgaccacataaagacctcgggatacttcggtttggctttagggaccctcaactcactaccacgtaagtgtaatgttgtttggaactgtagaagaggtataaaaatagtgttttgtagtggcgaaatgacatgcccgggtcacttccaggctaacgagttttgactaaaataggtaaaatcgaactttctcgaAACACatcgaatgacatgattttgatgtcaactcaacattATGTACTCCCCAATCAtctgtaaattgatctaaagtgcattttactccggataattcctttaagtatacacacacacacacacacacacacacacacacacacacacacacacaaacacacagtcagagTAACCCTTCCTGCATGTTCAGTCTCAGTGAGGGCAAAGCACATTCTTACAGAAACCAGAACACATGCATCTAATCCATaccagatgtttgtgtgtgtgtgtgtgtgtgtgtgtgtgtgtgcgcgtgtgtggaatgtacagtacagtattttCTTTACAGCTTTTGTATATCTGATACCCTTtgtttgtatttctgtgtgtgtgtgtgtgtgtgtgtgtgtgtgtgtgtgtgtgtgtgtgtgtgtgcatctgtgttgtgtgtgtgtgtttgtgtgtgtatgtgtgtgtggaatgtacagtacagtattttCTCGGGAGCTTTTGTATGTCTGAtactctttgtttgtgtgtgtgtgtgtgtgtgtgtgtgtgtgtgtgtgtgtgtgtgggtactgtatgtgtggccGATAAGaacagctggagcctctctcctccctctctgactCTCCCTCACCCTTTACCCTCCTGCgactctccttcacacacacacacacacacacacacacacacacacacacacacacacacacacacacacacacacacacacacactgccataaGAATTTCCTTcacacaccccctcacacacactcaacctttCTCACACTACCTCCCCTGGTGAAGTAACAGCCAGACGGACAGACAGGCCAAGTAGTAGACAGAAAGAGGACACTGATGAGTCAacagactccctctctctctctctcccttcctccctcctctttctctccctccctctctctctccccttctccctccctttctctctccctccctccctctctctctcccctcttttctccctccctttctctccctccctcccttctccctcccctccctctctttcccctcctccctctccctctctctctccttcctccctctccctttccctccctctttccccctcctcctctctctccctcctctccctctcttccccttcctccctcccctccctccctctctctctcccctctttctctccctccctccctctctttccctccctctttctctctctctccctccctcccctccctccctctctctccccttcctccctccctctctctctcccttcctccctctcccctcctccctctctttctctccctttcttctctctgtctctgccaaCTCTGGTTTTGAGTAAGTGATGCAATCTGGGTCTCATACTGGTGTCTGTGGGTCTCAGACTGGTGTCTGTGGGTCTCATACTGGTGGGTCTCATACTGGTGTCTGTGGGTCTCAGACTGGTGTCTGTGGGTCTCATACTGGTGGGTCTCATACTGGTGTCTGTGGGTCTCATACTGGTGGGTCTCATACTGGTGTCTGTGGGTCTTATACTGGTGGGTCTCATACTGGTGTCTGTGGGTCTCATACTGGTGTCTGGGTCTCATACTGGTGTCTGTGGGTCTCATACTGGTGTCTGTGGGTCTTATACTGGTGGGTCTCATACTGGTGTCTGTGGGTCTTATACTGGTGTCTGGTGTCTATACGGCCCATAAACAGGGAAGGTGTGTTAGGTATGTAAGGTGTGTTAGGtatgaatgtgttatgtgtGCTGCTGGTCTCATCCTGGCATAtgaatgtgttaatgtgttacAATGTGTTATAATGTGTTACAATGTGTCATAATGTGTTATAATGTGCTGGTCTCACCTTGGCATATAAATGTGTTATAAATGTGTTATAAATATGTTATGTGTTATAATGTGTTATAATATGTTATTATGTGCTATGTGTGCTGCTGGTCTCACCCTGGCATATAAATGTGTTATAATGTGTTATTATGTGCTATAATGTGCTATGTGTGCTGCTGGTCTCACCCTGGCATATAAATGTGTTATAAATGTGTTATAATGTGTTATAATGTGCTATGTGTGCTGCTGGTCTCACCCTGGGGGTCGCAGCCCAGGACCTCCAGCCTCAGGCCCATGCCGTCAGGAGTGCCACGCTCGGGGTACACCCGCAGGAAACGCATCAACAGTGGCCCCAATTCACGCACCTCCGGGGTGTCATGATTCAGGTTCCCCACAAACAgctgatggagggagagatgagggaCACCATATTTATCAGCATATTTTAACGATGCGCGATATTATTACACTGGACAAGACATGATGATGACATATTTGACTGCGACATGCAAATGATGACATTATTACACTGActgcgatgatgatgatgatgatgatgatgatgatgatgatgatgatgatgatgatgatgatgatgatgatgatgatgatgatgatgatgatgatgatgatgatgatgatgatgatgatgatgatgatgatgatgatgatgatgatgatgatgatgatgatgatgatgatgatgatgatgatgatgatgatgatgatgatgatgatgatgatgatgatgatgatgatgatgatgatgatgatgatgatgatgatgatgatgatgatgatgatgatgatgatgatgatgatgatgatgatgatgatgatgatgatgatgatgatgatgatgatgatgacgatgatgatgatgatgatgatgatgatgatgatgatgatgatgatgatgacgatgatgatgatgacgatgatgatgatgatgatgatgatgatgatgatgatgatgatgatgatgatgatgatgacgatgatgatatCGACATGCCatgatgatgacgacgatgatgatgCATATTTTATCGATGATGATGATTTAcgacatatttttatttatttattacgcTATTTACTTTACGACGATGACGATCGTTACGATGATGGTTTACTACGATGACATTATTTACGATGACATATTGATGATCGATGACGATGACATGATGGATAGGAGGAGTTCATGATCATGCCACTGAGCTGTTGACTTTTAGTCTTTAGACTCCTTGTCTCCCGAAGACCAAGAGTATCAATTCCTGAATGATGATggtggttgccatggtgacatGTTGCTTTGAGTTCAAATCTGTTGAGCTCTGTGCATGACACTTTGCGTCGTCATAGCAACATAAAacgcagagtgtgtgtgtacagtcttCTATCTTTCGATATCCTATTCTATCTCTTtctatatttatttatctatctatgtctctcaccctatctgtctgtctcacacacacacacactctctctctgtctcacacacacacactccctctctctgtctcacacacacacacacctctctctctgtctcacacacacacacacactccctctctctcaccacacacacacacacacacacacacactctctctgtctcacacacacacacactctctctctctgtctcacacacacacacacaccctctctcctcctctctcaaccccccccccaccttgtTGTGAGTGCTGTTCTGCTCCAGGACGTTGTTCCAGATGGATCGGTCGGTGCTGTGCGCCACACGGAAGCGCCGGACGAAGACGGGTTTCTCCTTGAGCCGGCCCCCCTGCACGACCAGCCCACTGACCAGACGCTCCCTCCCCAGGTCCAGCTGCAGGAAGGGCGGCTCGGCGGGGGGGATCACGGGCGCCAGGGCCGACGCCGCCAGCGCCCAGCCATTACTCTCCGTCATCAGCCGAGCAGAGTCCGCCAGCCAGCTGCGCTCCACCGGAGGCCACACGGAGATCTGGGAGTCAGCGATCTGCCCCGATACCATCCCCAACATGGCCGAACATGGGGCAtctggggggggagagagagagagagaggaagagaggagaaaagagagggagagaggagagagagagagagagaggaagagagtgggagaggagaggaaaggaaaagagaaagagagggaaagatgggaggggaaaagagaggagggagggaggagagaggagagagaggagagagggagaggagaggggaaaagagaggaagaggggagagagagaaagggagagggaggggagagagaggggagagaggagagagggagaggagaggaagaggggagagagagaaagggagaggggatCTTATTAAGTTCAAAACATAAGCAGCATCCCTTGGGAGACAAGTCAGTTTGCTTCTTGAGTAtatagatcacacacacacacacacacacacacacacacacacacacagacacaaacacactgaatttTGAAATAGGCCCTACTGGGGGCAAATGAGTGGGTCCAGTAGTTGACCCAGGAAGCAGGCAGACTATTCATTTCCTGTCCAGTTCACAGTGCACTCTTAGTCACACTCAGAGctgagcacac
Above is a genomic segment from Alosa alosa isolate M-15738 ecotype Scorff River chromosome 19, AALO_Geno_1.1, whole genome shotgun sequence containing:
- the LOC125284343 gene encoding neuropilin-1-like, which gives rise to MREPHCKSTCGGRIVISSPGYLTSPWYPSNYPLSEQCEWVVEAPEKDQRILINFNPHFDLEDRECKYDYIEVYDGADDKATLLLKHCGKIAPGPIQSSQQQVFIRFVSDYETSGAGFSIRYEINKLAHTDCSANLTGPNGVLRSPGFPEKYPNNLACSYTVWAPSGEEIQLLFHAFSLEPDTTPPTGVTCRFDWLEIWDGYPLVGHFIGRFCGDSNPGRVVSHTGILTITFTTDNAIGKEGFEASYTIRQRRHTHHNSQADSCMDPLGMESGDIGPSQIRARSQYNPSWAPERARLNYKDNGWTPSEDSSREWIEVDLGFLKYVSAIGTQGAISKETRKSYYVKTYKVLLSTNGEDWLPVKEEGKHKVFKGNDNPVDEVRCYLPKPVLTRYLRIRPVSWENGICMRFELYGCRVSDAPCSAMLGMVSGQIADSQISVWPPVERSWLADSARLMTESNGWALAASALAPVIPPAEPPFLQLDLGRERLVSGLVVQGGRLKEKPVFVRRFRVAHSTDRSIWNNVLEQNSTHNKLFVGNLNHDTPEVRELGPLLMRFLRVYPERGTPDGMGLRLEVLGCDPQAPTTPPPPTTPTVTTAAVTMTTGATTPPLTPLATVTPEDCEGHEGCDDYGPTEDNPGSVVILEDPFPIPGEMHTHTHVHMYTHTHTHTWGVHCCRLKSCSSFCGVPLSLCGEENWHAICVCMCVTLEREGRVLLPSANTSYQVVFEAVIGSHSSGGLALDDIKILDQISPAECKDPEDKPLSTSSSPEVLSLSTTPGVLFFTFPTDSPVTGMSSGLGSGSSGSNGASVGSGMVLRSLDPILITIIAMSALGVLLGAVCGVLLYCACGQPTDGTGTEGQGSEPPRNISAMKSYNFELVKKEKLNSQKSFMEV